One Amaranthus tricolor cultivar Red isolate AtriRed21 chromosome 10, ASM2621246v1, whole genome shotgun sequence genomic window carries:
- the LOC130825875 gene encoding KDEL-tailed cysteine endopeptidase CEP1-like, which yields MDYKKSILVVFMALAIVMIGLSYGFDFNDKLDLDSNNSLWELYEQWLNYYSVSKSLDDKQNRFNVFKENVKHIHQVNKMDRPYKLKLNQFGDMTNHEFRAHFAGSKILHHRMFNGKNTTQSFIYANADNLPSSIDWRKKGAVTPIKNQGQCGSCWAFSAVAAVEGINHIRTGKLVSLSEQELVDCDTEQNQGCDGGLMEWAFDFIVQNGGLTTEEIYPYRGQDGRCDTLKMNNPKVSIDGHEVVPENNEEALFKAVANQPVSVAIDANSLDMQFYSEGVFDGECGTQLNHGVTAIGYGTTIEGTKYWIVKNSWGEGWGERGYIRMKREISNKRGLCGIAMEASYPIKTSKNPVQYFNKDEL from the exons ATGGATTACAAGAAATCCATATTAGTTGTGTTCATGGCCTTAGCAATAGTGATGATAGGCCTCTCCTATGGATTCGATTTCAACGATAAATTAGACTTAGATTCCAATAATAGTTTATGGGAGCTCTATGAACAATGGCTAAACTATTACAGTGTATCAAAGAGCCTTGATGATAAGCAAAACAGGTTCAATGTGTTTAAGGAAAATGTAAAGCATATCCATCAAGTTAACAAAATGGATAGGCCTTATAAGCTTAAGTTGAACCAATTTGGTGACATGACAAATCATGAGTTTCGGGCCCACTTTGCCGGGTCCAAGATCCTCCACCATAGAATGTTCAATGGGAAGAACACTACTCAAAGTTTCATATATGCAAATGCTGATAATCTCCCTTCTTCCATTGATTGGAGGAAAAAGGGTGCCGTTACTCCTATCAAGAACCAAGGCCAATGTG GAAGTTGCTGGGCATTTTCAGCAGTAGCTGCAGTTGAAGGTATAAACCACATAAGAACAGGAAAGTTAGTGTCATTATCTGAACAAGAGCTTGTTGATTGTGATACCGAACAAAACCAAGGATGTGATGGTGGTCTTATGGAATGGGCGTTCGACTTTATCGTGCAAAATGGTGGTCTTACCACTGAGGAAATTTACCCTTATAGAGGTCAAGATGGAAGATGTGATACACTTAAG ATGAACAATCCAAAAGTATCAATTGATGGGCATGAAGTTGTACCAGAGAATAATGAAGAGGCTTTATTTAAAGCTGTTGCTAATCAACCTGTGTCTGTGGCCATTGATGCTAATAGTCTAGATATGCAATTTTATTCCGAG GGGGTGTTTGATGGTGAATGTGGAACACAATTGAATCATGGTGTAACAGCAATAGGCTATGGAACAACAATTGAAGGAACCAAGTATTGGATAGTGAAAAATTCATGGGGAGAAGGTTGGGGTGAAAGAGGTTACATAAGAATGAAGCGTGAAATCTCCAACAAACGAGGTTTATGTGGCATTGCAATGGAAGCTTCTTATCCTATCAAAACTTCTAAAAATCCTGTTCAATACTTCAATAAGGATGAACTTTAA
- the LOC130825876 gene encoding uncharacterized protein LOC130825876, producing MANYSNEGEHYLSSQEIDESSSNDKKYGGLVPKKKPLISKDHERAFFDSADWALCKQGAMNQKTTVAVESLRPKLQRTPHQQLPPRRPAYTSG from the exons ATGGCGAATTATAGTAATGAAGGTGAACACTATTTATCTTCACAAGAAATAGATGAG TCTTCATCTAATGATAAGAAATATGGAGGACTTGTGCCCAAAAAGAAGCCCTTAATCTCTAAG GACCATGAGCGAGCTTTTTTTGATTCAGCGGATTGGGCTCTTTGCAAG CAAGGAGCAATGAACCAAAAAACAACAGTAGCTGTGGAGTCGCTACGTCCTAAATTGCag AGAACACCTCACCAACAGCTACCTCCTCGTAGACCAGCTTATACATCAGGATGA
- the LOC130825197 gene encoding beta-D-xylosidase 1-like — translation MNLKPLNIHLSFPPFLTPSFPINTLKFNYVITKQKMSHNKFFLLLVLLCLILSADARIPFSCDPRNGLTRALRFCKVNLPIRVRVQDLIGRLTLQEKVRLLVNNAAGVPRLGIQGYEWWSEALHGVSNVGPGTKFGGAFPSATSFPQVITTAASFNASLWQAIGQVVSNEARAMYNGGKAGLTYWSPNVNIFRDPRWGRGQETPGEDPTLSAKYAASYVRGLQSIYNRNRLKVAASCKHYTAYDLDNWNGIDRFHFNARVTKQDLEDTYNVPFKACVQEGQVASVMCSYNQVNGKPTCADADLLRNTIRGQWRLNGYIVSDCDSVGVMYDSQHYTRTPEEAAADTIKAGLDLDCGPFLAVHTEGAIRKGLLKESDVNQALTNTITVQMRLGMFDGEPAALPFGKLGPRDVCTPAHQNLALQAAHQGIVLLQNRPRSLPLSRARHRTIAVIGPNADATVTMIGNYAGVACGYTSPLQGISRYARTIHEAGCIGVACNSNQQFGPAIAAATHADATVLVMGLDQSIEAEALDRKSVLLPGHQQDLILRVAMASRGPTILVLMCGGPVDVSFAKHDPQISAILWVGYPGQAGGTAIADVLFGATNPGGKLPMTWYPQDYVSKISMADLAMRANPSRGYPGRTYRFYKGPVVFPFGFGLSYTRFTQSLAHAPTMLKVSLSNQLTNSNITTLKTNNAIRVLHTNCDSTPSLSLHIDVTNTGEMDGSHTILVFSTPPHGTHSPEKQLIGFEKVHVLAGSQQRVRMKLHVCKHLSRVDEFGIKRIPIGEHTFHIGDDLKHQLSIDIDQGI, via the exons ATGAACCTTAAACCTCTTAATATCCACCTTTCATTTCCTCCATTTCTTACGCCATCTTTCCCTATAAATACCCTTAAATTCAATTATGTTATCACCAAACAAAAAATGTCTCATaacaaattttttcttttattagttcTCCTTTGTCTTATCCTTAGCGCAGATGCTCGGATCCCGTTTTCTTGTGATCCAAGAAACGGGTTAACCAGGGCACTGCGTTTTTGTAAGGTAAACCTCCCAATACGAGTACGAGTACAAGACCTTATTGGGAGGTTGACCTTACAAGAGAAGGTGAGATTATTGGTGAATAATGCGGCCGGAGTGCCGCGACTTGGTATTCAAGGGTATGAATGGTGGTCTGAGGCTCTACATGGAGTATCCAATGTAGGACCCGGAACTAAATTCGGAGGTGCTTTTCCAAGTGCCACAAGTTTTCCTCAAGTCATCACCACTGCTGCATCCTTCAATGCCTCGCTTTGGCAAGCTATTGGACAG GTGGTGTCAAATGAAGCAAGAGCAATGTATAATGGAGGAAAAGCAGGATTAACATATTGGAGTCCAAATGTAAACATATTTAGGGACCCAAGATGGGGTAGAGGTCAAGAAACTCCTGGTGAAGACCCCACTTTATCAGCTAAATATGCAGCCAGTTACGTTAGAGGACTTCAAAGTATTTACAATAGGAATAGATTGAAGGTTGCTGCTTCTTGTAAGCATTATACTGCTTATGATCTTGACAATTGGAATGGCATTGATCGTTTCCATTTTAATGCCCGA GTGACAAAGCAAGATTTAGAGGACACATATAATGTGCCATTTAAGGCTTGTGTACAAGAAGGACAAGTTGCTAGTGTGATGTGCTCCTATAACCAAGTTAATGGTAAGCCAACTTGTGCTGATGCTGATCTGCTTCGCAACACTATTCGTGGCCAGTGGCGCCTTAATGG GTACATTGTATCTGATTGTGATTCAGTTGGTGTAATGTATGATTCTCAACATTACACAAGAACTCCAGAAGAAGCAGCAGCTGATACAATCAAAGCAGGTTTAGACTTGGATTGTGGGCCCTTTTTAGCAGTACATACTGAAGGGGCAATAAGGAAAGGACTGTTGAAAGAATCTGATGTAAATCAGGCCTTAACTAATACCATCACAGTCCAAATGAGACTTGGAATGTTTGATGGTGAACCAGCAGCTCTACCATTTGGAAAATTAGGACCAAGAGATGTTTGTACTCCAGCCCATCAAAATTTGGCCCTTCAAGCTGCCCATCAAGGGATTGTTCTTCTTCAAAATCGGCCTAGATCACTACCCTTGTCTCGAGCCCGCCACCGAACTATCGCCGTTATTGGGCCTAATGCTGATGCCACTGTCACCATGATCGGTAACTATGCCG GTGTGGCATGTGGATACACATCTCCTTTGCAAGGCATATCAAGGTATGCAAGAACAATCCATGAAGCAGGATGCATAGGTGTTGCTTGCAATAGCAACCAACAATTTGGGCCAGCAATAGCAGCAGCAACTCATGCCGATGCAACAGTCTTAGTAATGGGCCTGGACCAATCCATTGAGGCTGAAGCCCTCGACAGGAAATCAGTTCTTTTACCGGGCCATCAACAAGACTTAATTTTAAGGGTGGCCATGGCCTCAAGAGGCCCAACTATTTTAGTGTTGATGTGTGGTGGGCCCGTTGATGTCTCCTTTGCTAAACATGACCCACAGATTAGTGCTATTTTGTGGGTTGGTTATCCTGGTCAAGCTGGAGGTACTGCTATTGCTGATGTCCTATTTGGTGCCACAAATCCAG gaGGAAAGTTACCAATGACATGGTATCCCCAAGACTATGTATCAAAGATATCAATGGCGGACCTAGCAATGCGGGCTAACCCATCAAGAGGTTATCCGGGCCGAACTTACCGTTTTTATAAGGGCCCTGTTGTATTCCCCTTTGGGTTTGGGCTAAGCTACACTCGTTTTACCCAATCCTTGGCCCATGCACCCACTATGCTAAAGGTATCTTTATCTAACCAACTCACtaattcaaatataaccacATTGAAAACCAACAATGCCATAAGAGTGTTACATACAAATTGTGATTCCACACCTTCCCTAAGCCTGCACATTGATGTCACAAACACCGGCGAGATGGACGGGTCCCACACCATCCTCGTATTCTCGACTCCGCCCCATGGGACCCACTCGCCTGAGAAGCAATTAATTGGGTTCGAGAAGGTTCATGTGTTAGCCGGTTCACAACAACGAGTGAGGATGAAATTACATGTTTGCAAGCATCTTAGTAGGGTTGATGAATTTGGAATTAAAAGAATTCCAATAGGTGAGCATACATTTCATATTGGGGATGATCTCAAACATCAACTTTCTATTGATATTGATCAAggaatttaa